A single region of the Eulemur rufifrons isolate Redbay chromosome 8, OSU_ERuf_1, whole genome shotgun sequence genome encodes:
- the LOC138389883 gene encoding olfactory receptor 10T2, giving the protein MRGFNKTTVVMQFILVGFSSLGELQLLLFVIFFFLYLTILVANVTIMAVIHLTRTLHTPMYGFLFILSFSESCYTFVIIPQLLVHLLSDTKTISFMACATQLFFFLGFACTNCFLIAVMGYDRCVAICHPLRYTLIMNKRLGLGLVSLSGVTGFFIALVATNLICDMPFCGPNRVNHYFCDMAPVIKLACTDTHVKELALFSLSILVIMVPFLLILISYCFIVNTILKIPSAEGKRKAFATCASHLTVVFVHYGCASIIYLRPKSRSASDKDQLVAVTYTVVTPLLNPLVYSLRNQEVKTALKKFLEIPVATKMS; this is encoded by the coding sequence ATGCGAGGTTTCAACAAAACCACAGTGGTCATGCAGTTCATCCTGGTGGGCTTCTCCAGCCTGGGGGAGCTCCAGCTCCTGCTTTTTGTCATCTTCTTCTTCCTGTACTTGACAATTTTGGTGGCCAACGTGACCATCATGGCTGTTATTCACCTCACCCGGACTCTGCACACCCCCATGTATGGTTTTCTATTCATCCTGTCATTTTCTGAGTCCTGCTACACCTTTGTCATCATCCCTCAGCTGCTGGTCCACCTGCTCTCAGACACCAAGACTATCTCCTTCATGGCCTGTGCCACccagcttttcttcttccttggatTTGCCTGCACCAACTGCTTTCTCATCGCTGTGATGGGATATGATCGCTGTGTAGCAATTTGTCACCCCCTGAGGTACACACTTATCATGAACAAAAGGCTAGGGTTGGGACTGGTTTCTCTATCAGGAGTCACAGGTTTCTTTATTGCTCTAGTGGCCACCAACCTCATCTGTGACATGCCTTTTTGTGGCCCCAACAGGGTCAACCACTATTTCTGTGACATGGCACCTGTTATCAAGTTAGCCTGCACTGACACCCATGTGAAGGAACTGGCTCTATTCAGCCTCAGCATCCTGGTAATCATGGTGCCTTTTCTCTTAATTCTCATATCCTATTGCTTCATAGTTAACACCATCCTGAAGATCCCCTCAGCTGAGGGCAAGAGGAAGGCATTTGCCACCTGTGCCTCACACCTCACTGTGGTCTTTGTCCACTATGGCTGTGCCTCCATCATCTACCTTCGGCCCAAGTCCAGGTCTGCCTCAGACAAGGATCAGTTGGTGGCAGTGACCTACACAGTGGTTACTCCCCTCCTTAATCCCCTTGTCTACAGTCTGAGGAACCAGGAAGTGAAAACTGCActaaaaaaatttctggaaataccTGTGGCAACTAAGATGAgctaa
- the LOC138390341 gene encoding T-cell surface glycoprotein CD1e, membrane-associated-like, whose translation MLPLLLLLLLFRELCCPGESTAAPQTLGSHRPAAEEPLSFHMLQISSFANHSWVNTQGSGWLGELQTHSWDNIVGNIRFLWPWSQGDFSKQELKNLQALLQLYLRGFAREVQTYASQFQLEYPFVVQISAGCKMHTEKASEILVNAAYQGSDFLSFQGSSWVPSPAAGTRAQNVCKVLNHYRDIKEIVQSMFGHTCPRFLAGLLVAGKSELERQVKPEAWLSSGPSPGPGRLLLVCHVSGFYPKPVWVRWMRGEQEQPGTQHSDLLPNSDWTWYLRATLDVAAGEAAGLSCRVKHSSLEGQDIILHWGGYSILLILICLMVVVTLVMLVVVDSWFKKQCSDWNFICSDVSRTSFAMGANTQDTRASGRQLCLAQESWIIRRFVKKWKTSLKQIW comes from the exons ATGCtgcccctgctcctgctcctgctcctcttcAGGGAGCTTTGCTGCCCTGGGGAGAGCACAGCGG CTCCCCAAACTCTAGGATCTCATCGTCCAGCAGCAGAAGAGCCCCTCTCCTTCCACATGCTCCAGATCTCCTCCTTCGCCAACCACAGCTGGGTGAAcactcagggctcaggctggctGGGTGAGCTGCAGACTCACTCCTGGGACAATATTGTGGGAAACATCCGCTTTCTGTGGCCGTGGTCCCAGGGAGATTTCAGCAAGCAGGAGTTGAAGAACTTACAGGCACTGTTGCAGTTGTACCTGCGTGGTTTTGCCAGGGAAGTACAGACCTATGCCAGTCAATTTCAATTGGAAT ACCCCTTTGTGGTCCAGATATCAGCAGGCTGTAAAATGCACACTGAGAAGGCCTCAGAAATCCTCGTAAATGCAGCGTATCAAGGATCAGATTTCCTCAGTTTCCAGGGAAGTTCCTGGGTGCCATCTCCAGCAGCAGGGACTCGGGCCCAGAATGTCTGCAAGGTGCTCAATCACTACCGAGATATTAAAGAAATAGTGCAGAGCATGTTTGGTCATACCTGCCCTCGATTTCTGGCAGGCCTCCTTGTAGCGGGAAAGTCAGAACTGGAGAGACAAG TGAAGCCCGAGGCCTGGCTGTCCAGTGGCCCCAGTCCCGGGCCTGGCCGTCTGCTGCTGGTGTGCCATGTCTCAGGATTCTACCCAAAGCCCGTGTGGGTGAGGTGGATGCGGGGTGAGCAGGAACAGCCGGGCACTCAGCACAGTGACCTCCTGCCCAACTCTGACTGGACATGGTATCTCCGAGCGACCCTGGATGTGGCAGCTGGGGAGGCAGCTGGCCTGTCTTGTCGGGTGAAGCACAGCAGTCTGGAGGGCCAGGACATCATCCTCCACTGGG GTGGATATTCCATCCTACTGATACTGATCTGTTTGATGGTCGTAGTTACCCTGGTCATGTTGGTTGTAGTTGACTCATGGTTTAAAAAACAATG CTCAGACTGGAACTTTATCTGTTCCGATGTTTCCAGAACTTCCTTTGCTATGGGAGCCAACACCCAGGACACCAGAGCTTCAGGACGTCAGCTCTGCTTGGCACAAGAATCGTGGATCATAAGGAGATTCGTGAAGAAGTGGAAAACAAGCCTAAAGCAAATCTGGTGA